From a region of the Triticum aestivum cultivar Chinese Spring chromosome 7D, IWGSC CS RefSeq v2.1, whole genome shotgun sequence genome:
- the LOC123165547 gene encoding uncharacterized protein, whose protein sequence is MMTRGRKRKENNDEVCAKNKRPFKSTIVNILKRDGTVPNCTLDVLSGKSGTKWGDNYLKHDMIFLPSNIPKNHWFLAVVNSQKREIQILDSLQSRNNRKEVIAALLGMETHIDIAVMENGMQGSRWPDTQVASWPIKDYEVPQQTDGCSCALWVLKFIQYWTGVRLSAIFNQDDIRQFRRWLAAALINSPHNELKVRKAIPAVDLQDDLEDLDLGGDDGHNDSGDVSGDDGSAL, encoded by the exons ATGATGACTCGGGGGAGAAAGAGAAAAGAGAACAATGACGAAGTGTGTGCTAAGAACAAAAGACCTTTCAA GTCGACCATCGTCAACATCCTGAAGAGAGATGGCACAGTCCCGAATTGTACCTTGGATGTTTTAAGCGGCAAATCAGGCACTAAATGGGGAGATAACTACCTTAAACATGACATG ATTTTCCTACCTTCAAATATTCCCAAGAACCACTGGTTCCTAGCTGTTGTCAACTCCCAAAAGAGGGAGATTCAAATTCTGGACTCACTCCAATCacgcaacaaccggaaagaagtaatTGCTGCG CTTCTTGGAATGGAAACACATATTGATATAGCAGTGATGGAAAATGGAATGCAAGGAAGTAGATGGCCGGACACTCAAGTGGCTTCGTGGCCTATCAAAGACTATGAAGTGCCACAGCAAACAGATGGCTGTTCCTGTGCTCTCTGGGTGTTGAAATTCATCCAATATTGGACCGGAGTGAGATTGTCGGCAATATTCAACCAG GATGACATAAGACAGTTCAGAAGATGGCTTGCTGCTGCCTTGATCAATTCACCTCACAATGAGTTGAAAGTTCGGAAGGCCATACCAGCAGTTGATTTACAAGATGATTTAGAAGATCTCGACCTCGGAGGTGACGACGGACACAACGACAGCGGAGATGTCTCAGGAGACGATGGTTCCGCACTATAG